Below is a window of Myxococcus guangdongensis DNA.
TGGGAGTCGCAACGGCTGGCGAGGGGCTGGCTTCGTCACGGCTGCCCTCTTTCCCGGAAAGGCCGAAACGGTATGGTGCGCCGCCAGTCACGCCGGGGGGAAGACCCTGGCGCTTCTCGCTGGCGACGAGCCGGCACTCGCAGGAGTCGTACCCCGCATGGCCCTCTACCCCGTCATCATGGCCGGTGGCTCCGGCACGCGCTTCTGGCCGCTGTCCCGGCAGGCGCGCCCCAAGCAGTTCCTCCCGCTCGCCTCGAAGCTGCCGCTCATCACCGACACGGCCCAGCGCCTCAAGGGCCTGGCCACGGTGAAGAACACCTTCATCGTGTGTGGCCCGCTGCACGCGAAGGCCGCCCTGAAGCTGGTGAAGGGCCTGCCCAAGCCCAACCTCCTGGTGGAGCCCGTGGCCCGCAACACCGCGCCCGCCATCGCGCTCGCCGCGGTGCAGGTGGCCGCCCGCGACCCGAAGGGCGTCATGGTGGTGCTGCCCTCCGACCACCACGTGGCCGACGTGCCGGGTTTCAAGCGCGTGCTGGAGCAGGCCGCGCGCATCGCCGAAGGGGGCCACATCGTCACCCTGGGCATCCAGCCCAACCGCCCGGAGACGGGCTACGGCTACATCCAGGTGGGCGACGCGCTGGGGGGCGGTGGCCGCGCGGTGAAGGCGTTCAAGGAGAAGCCCGACACGGACACGGCGAAGGCCTACGTGTCGTCGGGTGAGTACCTGTGGAACGGCGGCATCTTCGTCTTCCGCGCGGACGTCATCCTGGCCGCCTTCGCGCAGCACATGCCGGAGATGAAGAAGGGCCTCAAGGCGCTCAGTGACGCCGCCGGCAAGCGCACCTTCGGCGCGGTGCTCAAGAAGGTGTTCCCCAAGCTGCCCTCCATCTCCATCGACTACGGCGTGATGGAGAAGGCCTCCAACATCGCGGTGCTGCCGGGGGACTTCGGCTGGTCGGACGTCGGCTCCTTCGCGGCCATCCCCGAGGTGCGCCCCGCCGACGCGCACGGCAACGTCATCTCCGGCGACCTGGCCGTCGTGGTGGACTGCAAGGGCTGCATCGTCCTCGCCGACAAGCGCCCGCTGTCCGTCGTGGGCCTCACCGACGTGGTGGTGGTGGACTCCGGCGACGCGGTGCTGGTGGTGCCCCGCGAGAAGAGCCAGGACGTGCGCAAGGTGGTCGAGGCCCTCAAGGCCCGCAAGCTGCAGAAGTACCTGTAGGCCAAGGCGCCTGGTGTGCGCTGGAGAAACTTCCGACCCCGGGGCTGAAAGAACTTCCGCTCCGTGGGTAACGGGGTTCCCTGCTTTCTCGTCCTAGCGGGAGGTTGTCCTGTCCAGTCGCTGACGAAGGGGCGGGTGCACGCGGGTTGCAGGGCCGTCGCCGCCCACCCCATCTCGGGGTGGACGGGGCGGAGCTCGAACATGGCTTGCAGTCACTGCGCGGTGGAGCATCCGGTGGGGTCGGTGTGTCCTCGAGCGCCGTCCCTGGAGGGGCAGCGGCATGGCCCGCTGGTGCTGGGCGCGCCGTTGGGCTCGGGGGCGTTGGGCACGGTGTACCTGGCGGAGCACACGCCCACGGGGCACCGCTTCGCGGTGAAGGTGCTGCACCCGCACCTGGCGGCCCAGCCGGTGGTGCGCTCGCGCTTCCTCATGGAGGCCCGCGCGCTGCGCTCGCTCAAGCACCGCCATGTCGCGCGGGTGCTGGACGCGCGCCTCGGCCCCGCGGGGCTGCCGTGCATGCTGATGGAGCACGCGGAAGGGGAGCCCTTCTCGAAGCTGCCCATGCCGCTGGCTCCCGCGGAGGTGGTGCTGGTGCTGGCCCAGGCGCTGTGCGCGCTGGAGGTCGCCCACGCGCAGGGCCGCGTGCACGGTGGACTGAGCGCGGACAGCCTGGTGCTGACGTGGGATTCGCGCGGGGAGCGGCGGGTGAAGGTGCTGGGCTTCGGCTCGCGCGAGGTGCTCACCGCCAGCCTGTCCCGCGAGGAGCGCGCGTGCGGCATGGTGGTGGGCTCGCCCGCGTTCCTCGCGCCGGAGCAGTGGGCGCAGGACGCGGTGGACGGGCGCACGGACATCTACGCCTTGGGCGTGGTGGGCTACCTGCTGGCCACGGGTCGGCTGCCCTTCGGCTTCGGACGCGTGGGGGCGCTGTCGCCCGCGGCGCCGCATGAGCTCAACCCTCGCGTGCCGCGCGCGCTGTCGGACGTGCTGCTGCGCGCGCTGTCGCAGCGCCCCTCAGAGCGGTACCCGGACGCGGTCTGTTTCCGGGAGGCGCTGCTGGACAGCCAGGGCATCGGCCGGGTGCGGCCCGCGCCCCCGCAGCGCACGCGCACGTCGCGGGGGAGCATCTCCCTCTTCGGCCACATCCTCCCGGAGGACGACGCCACGCCGCTGCACCGCGCGCTGCGCGAGGTCGCCTACGAGCAGGTGCCGACGGCCGAGCTGACGCCGCCGAAGATGGAGTCGCCCCGGGGGCTGCTCGTGCGGCTGGGGCTGGCCACGGACGCGGAGCTGGTGCCCGTGCGCCTGGGTGACGTGACGGTGGATGGCTTCTTCGCCACGTGGGCGGGGGTGCTGCCTCCGCTCGCCTCGCAGCTCCCGGTGGAGCTGACGTTCCGGGGCCGCAAGGTGGCGTGCGACTGCGACGTGGTCCGCCATGTCACGCGCGAGGAGGCGCGGACGTGGAACGGTGAGTCGGGGCTGCACGTGCAGTTCGCGGGGGACGCGGCGCGGGAGCTGCTGGCGCACGCGCTCGGGTTGGGCAAGGGCCCGAGCGCGCTGGAGGCGGAGCCGGTGCCGGACGCGGAGCTGGCCCGGGTGCTGTCGCGCGCGGCGGTGGTGGAGAAGGACCCGTACGCGCTGCTCGGCGCGCTGCCGCACGAGGACTTCGAGGCGGTGCGCCGCCGCGCCACCTCGGCGCTGCGCCGGCTGAACCTCTTCCGTCAGCGCACCCTGCCGTTGGGACAGCGTCAGGCGCTGGAGGCGCTGCTGCGCCGCGTGGAGGCGGCGGGCCGCATGCTGGGCGACGCGGTGTCACGCGCCGGTTACGACGCCACGCGGGGGAACCTCGCGGGGGTCGCCCGCTGCCTCGACGCGGGGCTGGCGGACGAGCAGGCGGAGGTGATGCGCGGCGCCTTCCTCGCGGCGCGTCCGCTGGCGGAGTCGCGGGCCCGGGCGCTCTTCACGCAGGGCCATGCGCTGGAGGTCCGCGGCCAGCACGACGCGGCCCTGGAGCGCTACGCGGAGGCGCTGGCGTTGGACCCGCTCAACGCCTCCTGGCTGCGCCACTACCAGGCCCTGCGCGGGCAGGCGCGCCACGAGGTGCCGCTCTCCGTCGAGGGCGCGGGCGTGGAGGCCGTTGCGCACTGAAGGCCGGGGCACGCCAGGACGGGGCCCACTCGAACTTCTCCGACCCATGAGGGCTTGCCTGGAGGGCTTTCGCCCCAGGAGGCGGACCCACCCGGAGCGCACGCTCCTCCCTCGGCAGAGGGAGCCAGGCGCCTCGGCCGCCCGACAGCCGGGCGGGTGCGGGGGTTGATTGGCACCCCAGGGATTCACAGGGGCGCCGAGGGGGCAGCGTTCAGCAGGCCGCGCAGTCCCCCTGTCGGGTGCCGGGAACCATCGCGCTCGTGTAGAGTCCGCCGCCCTCTGTCATGCCCTCCGGTTCCAAGCGGAGGGCGGGGACACCTTCATGAACGCGCATATCTTCCGCGAGTACGACATCCGGGGTCTGGTGGACAAGGACCTCACGGCCGAAGTGGTGGAGCTCCTGGGCAAGGGCCTGGGCACCATCATCCGCCGCAACGGCGGCCGCTTCATCGCCGTGGGCCGCGACTGCCGCGAGTCCTCCACCCGCTTCCGCGACTCGCTCTGTGCCGGCCTGACGTCCACGGGCCTCAACGTCTTCGACGTGGGCGTGGTGCCCACGCCGCTGACCTACTTCGCCGCCAACACCCTGCCGGTGGATGGCCTGGCCATGATTACCGGCAGCCACAACCCGCCCGAGTACAACGGCTTCAAGATTGGCGCGGGCAAGACGACCTTCCACAGCCACGAAATCCAGGCGCTGCGCCGCCTCATCGAGGCGCGTGACTTCGAGGTCTCCGCGACGCCCGGCACCGTGACGCCGTTCGACATCATCACCCCCTACAACCACTTCGTCCGCCAGACGGTGAAGGTGGGTCGCAAGGGGATGAAGATCGTCATCGACGCGGGCAACGGCACCGGCGGCGCCATCGCCGTCCCGCTGTTCGAGAGCATGGGCTTCGACGTGGTGCCCCTGTTCTGCGAGATGGACGCGACGTTCCCCAACCACCACCCGGACCCCACGGTGGTGGAGAACCTCCAGGACCTCATCGCCGCGGTGAAGCGCGAGAAGGCCGAGGTGGGCATCGCCTACGACGGCGACAGCGACCGCATCGGCGTCATCGACGACCAGGGCAACATCCTCTGGGGCGACCAGCTCATGGTCCTCTTCAGCCGCTACGTGCTCAAGGACAGCCCGGGCGCGGCCATCGTCGGCGAAGTCAAGTGCAGCTACACGCTGTACGACGACATCGCCAAGCGCGGCGGCAAGCCCGTGATGTGGAAGGCGGGCCACTCGCTCATCAAGGCGAAGATGAAGGAGGAGCACGCGGAGCTGGCCGGTGAGATGAGCGGCCACATCTTCTTCAAGAACCGCTACTTCGGCTTCGACGACGCGGTGTACTCGTCCGCGCGCCTGCTGGAAATCCTCACCCACGAGAAGCAGAAGATGTCGGAGCTGCTCGCGGACGTGCCGAAGACGTACGCCAGCCCCGAGCTGCGCTTCGACACGAAGGAGGAGAAGAAGTTCGAGATGGTCAAGCGCGCCACGGAGACGCTGCGCGCGGCGGGCCACGACATCATCGACGTGGACGGCGTGCGCGTGACGTTCCCCGACGGCTGGGGCCTCATCCGCGCCTCCAACACCCAGCCCATCCTGGTGCTGCGCTTCGAGGCCAACACGCCCGAGCGCCTCAAGGAGATTCAAGCCCTCATCGAGGGCACCGTGGCCCAGGTGCAGCGCGAGGTGGGAGGGTGAGCGCACCTCGCATCCTGGCCATCGCGGGCAGCCTGCGCACCGGCGGTTTCAACCAGAAGCTCCTGGCGCTGGGCGTGGAGAAGGCCCGCGCGCTCGGCGCCGACGTGGACGTGGTCGACTTGAAGACGCTGGGCGTGCCGCTCTACGACGGTGACGTGGAGGCCCAGGGGATGCCCCCGAGCGTCGTCGCCCTGCGCGAGCGGGTGGCGAAGGCCCAGGGCTTCCTCATCTCGAGCCCCGAGTACAACTCGTCGATTCCGGGCGGCCTGAAGAACACCATCGACTGGGCGTCGCGCGCGCCCGGCCGGCTGTTCCAGGGCAAGTGGACCGCCCTCATGGGCGCCAGCCCCGGCAACTTCGGCACCGCGCGCATGCAGCCGCACCTGCGGCAGGTGATGTCGTCGGTGGGCGCGCTGGTGCTGCCCACGCAGGTGCACCTGGCGCGGGCCGCGGAGGCCTTCACGCCGGAGGGCCGGTTCAAGGACGACGCGCGGCAGCAGGAAGTCGAGGCGCTGGTGACCGAGCTGGTCCAGCGCGTGAAAGGCTAGAGGGAACACCGCCATGCCGACGTTGGGAATCGACCTGGGGGGGACGTTCGCTCGAGCCGCCGTGGTGGACGAGGCGGGGAAGATGCTCGCGTCGACCAAGGTGGCGCTCGACGAGCGCAGCCCGTCCGGGGTGGTGGAGACCATCGCCAGGGCCGCCTCGGAGGCGGTGAAGTCCGCGGGCGTGCCGGTGGACGGCTGCGGCGTGGGCGCGGCCGCGCAGATCCACAAGGACTCGGGGGTGCTGTCGGTGGCCCCCAACCTGGGCTGGCGCAACGTGCCGCTGGGCCAGATGCTCACCGACCGGCTGAAGCAGCCGGTGAAGGTGGTGAATGACTTGTCCGCCGCCGCGTGGGGTGAGCTGCACGCGGGCGCGGGCCGTGGCGCGCAGGACCTGCTGGTGGTGTTCGTCGGCTCGGGCGTGGGCAGCGCCATCGTCGCCGGCGGGCGCCTGCTGGAGGGCGCGGGCGGCGTGGCGGCCGAGCTGGGCCACATCAAGGTCGTCCCCGACGGGCGGCGCTGCGGCTGCGGCGAGCAGGGCTGCCTGGAGGCGTACACCGGGGGCCACAACCTCATCGCGCAGTCGAAGGAGCTGCTCGTCGCGGGCCGCGCCCCGGTGCTGGCGAAGCTGGTGGAGGACGACGCCTCCAGGCTGACGCCGGTGTCGCTGGAGCAGGCGGCGGAAGCAGGCGACGAGGCCGCTCGGGAGGTGTATGAGCGGGCCGCCCGGTTCCTGGCGTTGGCGGTGGCCAACCAGGTGACGGTGTTGAACCCGGCGAGGCTCATCCTGGGCGGTGGGGTGTTGAACCACTGCCCTGGCATGCGGCGCCGGGTGTTGGACGGTGTGAGGGCGTGGGCGTCCCAGACGTCCCGCGAGGGGTTGCTCATCGCCGACGCGGAGCTCGGCGACGACAGCGGCCTCATTGGTGCGGCACTGCTGGCCGCGTGACGTGAGAGGAGTGCAGTGATGGCCGAGTTCAAGGACCAGGTCACCTACCGTGGGAAGCCGGTGACGCTGGAGGGCGACAGGCAGGTGCAGGTGGGCGACCTCGCGCCCGACTTCACCGTGTACAAGGGCTTCTACGAGTCCCACCGCCTGTCGGAGCTCAAGGGGCAGGTGGTGGTGTTGAGCGTGGCGCCGAGCGTGGACACCAAGGTCTGCGCCATCCAGCTGCGCATGTTCAACCAGCAGGCGACGCAGCTGGGGCCGGACGTGAAGGTCTGGTACCTGAGCCTGGACCTGCCCTTCGCCCTCAACCGCTTCAGCGCGGCCGAGGGCATCCAGAACGTGGCGGTGCTGTCGGACTACAAGGACCGGGACTTCGCGCGGAAGTATGGCCTGTACATGAAGGAGCTGGGCCTGCTCGCGCGCAGCACCTTCGTGGTGGACCGCGAGGGCCGGGTGGTGTTCCGCGAGGTGGTCCCGGAGATGATGCACGAGCCGGACTACGACGCCGCGCTGGAGGCGGTGCGCAAGGCGCTCTGAGGCACGCCTCGCGCCGCACCCGTCGGGACGCTCAGGCGGGCACCATGCGGGCCTGCTTGAGGGCCATCAGCTGCAGGCAACTGAAGACGGCCACGGCCACGGCCTGCACGACGATGAAGGCCACGCCCCAGACGGTGGGCTGCACCCATCCCGAGGCGAGCAGCCCCAGGCTGTCCACCGTCCACAGCACGTTGGCGCCGATGATGGCCCAGATGAGCCCCCGGGGGACGAGGGGCCGGTTGGCCAGGAACACGAGCAGCGCGGCGAAGGGCAGCAGGCTGAAGCCCGCCGAGCGCAGCAGCGTGACGGGCAGGCCCAGGAGCTCGCTCAGGGGCTGGGCGGCGAAGAACATCAGCGCCCCGGTGGCGCCGCTGATGAGTCCGTCGGCGAGCAGGATGTGGCCCAGGAAGGTGCGCGACGCGGGAATGGCACTCATGGTGGTGTCCTCGGAATCGCGGCGCCGGGGAATCCGGCCGCCGTCTGGGGACACAAATTGCGCGCCGGCCCCGCGTGAGTCGATTACGCGGGAGGTAATTGGAAGGCTTCCCCGTCGTTCCTAGGGTCAGGGGCATGATGATGCCGAGCCGTCCGGTGGGAGAGTTGCTGCGCGAGTGGCGTCAGCGCCGCAGCCTGAGTCAGCTGGACCTGGCGTGCCGCGCGGAGGTGTCCGCCCGACACGTGAGCTTCCTGGAGACGGGCCGCTCCACGCCGAGCCGGGACATGCTGCTGCACCTGGCCGAGGAGCTGGACGTCCCGCTGCGCGAGCGCAACACGCTGCTCATGGCGGCGGGCTTCGCGCCGGTCTATTCGGAGAACGAGCTGGACGGGCCGCGCATGACGGCGGCGCGCGAGGCGGTGGAGCTGGTGCTCTCCGGACACGAGCCCTACCCGGCGCTCGCGGTGGACCGTCACTGGCACCTCGTCACCGCCAACCGCGCGGTGGGGGTGCTCCTGGAGGGCATCCCCGGCGAGCTGCTCCAGCCTCCCGTCAACGTGCTGCGGCTGAGCCTGCACCCGGACGGCCTGGGTCGGCGCATCCTCAACCTGGAGCAGTGGCGCACGCACGTGCTGGCGCGGCTGCAGCGCCAGGTGTCGACCACCGCGGACGCGACGCTGGCGGAGCTGCTGGAGGAGCTGCGGGGCATGGGGCCCGTGCCGGACGGCGCGGCCGAGCCAGACTATGCGGGCGTGGTGGTGCCGCTTCGCATCATGACGCCCCGGGGCGTGCTGTCCTTCATCGGCACGACGACGGTGTTCGGCACGCCGGTGGACATCACCCTGGCGGAGCTGGCGATTGAGTCCTTCTTCCCCGCGGACGCGGCGACGGGAGACCTGCTGCGCCGCGCCGCCGCCGAGGCCGCTCGACACTCCGACGCGTGACGGTGCCCGCGACAAGGACGCCCCGCCTCGGCCATAGGGAAACCGGAGCGGGGCGCGGGTACGACGACCGCGATGGATTATCGAAAGCTCTATTTCCTGAATACTCAGAAAGTAACGACTCCGTAAAGACTTTGTTGGGGCCCGCACGCCCCGCCTGGTTGCTCCGAGGGCGGGCGTGAATCGGGTGGCGGCGGCGGACATAGCTTTTCGGGAGGGGAGTCACCGCCCTTCCATCACCGCCGATGTCCGGCAGGGGGAATCCCATGCACGAGCCGCCACCCGCCGCGCCTGGCCAGGACGCGACTGCGCCCGTGCGGGGCAGCGTCCCCTGGCATTCCCTTCCCGCTGAGAGAGTCTTCGAGCACCTGGGCAGCGGACCCATGGGACTGACGGACGAGCAGGCGCGCGAGCGGCTCTCCCGCCACGGGCCCAATGTCCTGGAGCGACAGAAGGGCGAGGGGCCGCTGAAGCTGTTGTGGCGTCAGGTGAACAGTCCGTTCATCTGGGTGCTCATCGTGTCGGCGGTGTTGGCGGTGGTGATGGGGAAGGTGACGGACGGGCTCGTGGTGGCCGCCGTGGTGGTGCTCAACACGCTCATCGGCTTCGTGCAGGAGTTCCGCGCGGGCAAGGCCATCGAGGCGCTCAGCCGGATGGTGCCGCAGAACGCGACGGTGGTGCGCGCGGGCCACAAGCGCGCGGTGCCCGCCGCGGAGCTGGTGCCCGGGGACGTGGTGGAGATTGCCGCGGGGGACAAGGTGCCCGCGGACATGCGGCTGGTGGGCTCGCGCAACCTCCAGGTGGAGGAGGCCGCGCTCACGGGCGAGTCCGTGCCGGCGGCGAAGCAGTCCTCGGTGGTGGAGGAGGACGCGGAGTTGGGGGACAGGACGAGCGTCGTCTTCGGCGGCACGCTGGTGACGTCGGGGGTGGGGCAGGCCGTGGTCATCGCGACGGGAGGCGCCACGGAGCTGGGGCGCATCTCGGAGATGTTGAGCGAAGCGACGGATTTGCAGACGCCGCTGACGAAGGCGCTCGCGAGCATCGCCATGGTCATCACCGTGGCCATCCTCGTGGTGTCGGTGCTGTTGCTCGGGGTGGGGCTGTGGCGCGGCTATGACATCAGCGAGGCGGTGGTGGTGGCCATCACCCTGGCGGTGGCGGCGATTCCGGAGGGCCTGCCCGCCATCGTCACCATCGCCCTGGCCATCGGCGTGCAGCGCATGGCGGCCCGGCGCGCGGTCATCCGCAAGCTCCCCGCGGTGGAGACGTTGGGCAGCACCACCGTCATCTGCTCGGACAAGACGGGCACGCTCACGCGCAACGAGATGACGGTGCAGGCCTTGTGGACGCCGACGGGGCGCTACACCGTCACCGGCGTGGGGTACGCGCCTCGGGGCGAGCTGCGCCGCGACGGGCCCGCGCTCAGCGAGTCGCTGCTGCCCGAGGACGCGAAGGAGCTGTTGCTCGCCGGCGCGCTGTGCAACGACGCGGCGCTCGAGGGGGCCGACGGCGATTGGCGCATGACGGGCGACCCGACGGAGGGCGCGCTGGTGGTGGCGGCGCAGAAGGCGGGCCTGCGCGTGGAGGAGTCCCGTGCGCGCTTCGCCCGCGTGGACGCCATCCCGTTCGAGTCGGAGAACCAGTTCATGGCCACGCTGCACGACGATGGCCGCGAGGGCCGCGTGCTGCTCCTCAAGGGCGCGCCCGAGGTCGTCCTGGCCCGCTGTGAGCTGGACGGCGCCGTGTCCCGCGAGGCGGTGCTGGAAGAAGTGGAGCGACTGGCGCGGCGGGGCATGCGCGTGCTCGCGGTGGCGTCCCGGCAGGTGCCCGAGGCGAAGGACCAGCTCGCGCTGGAGGACGTGGAGGGCGGGCTGGAGCTGCTGGGCCTGCAGGGGATGATGGACCCTCCGCGCGAGGAGGCCATCGAGGCGGTGCGCGCCTGTCACGAGGCGGGCATCGTCGTGAAGATGATTACCGGCGACCACCTGGCGACGGCGGAGGCCATCGGCGCGAAGCTGGGCCTGCACGAGCCGGGGAGGCCGGGCGTCGCGGGCGCGAAGCTGGGCGCGCTGGATGACGCGCAGCTGGCGCACGTGGCCGAGAGCACGAATGTCTTCGCGCGCGTGGCGCCGGAGCACAAGCTGCGCCTGGTGCGCGCGCTCCAGGCGCGAGGGCACGTGGTGGCGATGACGGGTGACGGGGTGAACGACGCGCCCGCGCTCAAGCAGGCGAACATCGGCGTGGCGATGGGAATCACCGGGACGGCGGTGTCCAAGGAGGCGGCGGACATCGTGCTCACGGATGACAACTTCGCCTCCATCGCGGCGGCGGTGGAGGAGGGGCGGCGCGTCTACGACAACCTCATCAAGTCGCTCGCCTTCGTGCTGCCCACCAACCTGGGGCTCGCGCTCATCCTGTTGTGCGGTGTGGCGTTCTTCCCCATCCAGGACATCGGCGGGAAGGCGGTGCCGCTGATGGCGATGCTGCCCACGCAGCTGCTCTGGATAAACCTGGTGGCCACGGTGTCGCTCGCGCTGCCGCTGGCGTTCGAGGCGCGTGAGCCGGACGTGATGCGCAGGAGGCCGCGTCGACCTGACGCGCCGGTGCTCAGTCACTTCGTGGTGATGCGCACGGGGCTGGTCGCGTTGTTGATGGCGGCGGGGGCCATCGGCCTGTTCCTCTGGGAGTACTCGCGCGAGGTGCCGGCGGTGGGGCACGCGCGGGCGCTGGCCGAGGCGCAGACGATGGCGGTGAACACCGTCATCAGCTTCCAGATTTTCTACATGGTGATGTGCCGCACCCTCACCGGCTCGGTGCGCAAGGTGGGCCTGTTCAGCAACCCCACGGTGTTCATGGGCATTGGCGCGCTGGTGCTGCTGCAGCTCGCCTTCATGTACGTGCCCTTCATGCGGAGCGTCTTCGGCACCGCGCCGCTGTCGCTGGAGGCCATCGGCCTGTCCGTGCTGGTGGGCGCGGTGGTGCTGCCCGCCGTCGGACTGGAGAAGTGGCTGCGCGGGCGCAAGGACGGAGGCGCGGTGCCGCGGCCCCGCGCTCGCGAGCGGGAGGACGAGGAGCACACGCCGCCGACGGGGCGCCGCGAGCGGCTGCCCGCGTGACGTCAGCGCTCCGAGCGGACTTCACGCGCGGCGGCGTCCGGGAGCGAGGGGTCCTCCGGCTCGTACACGATGTGGCAGCGGTCCAGCTTCGGCCCACAGGCGTGGTCCAGGTCCGCGCGCGTGTCGCAGCCGGGACGCTCCTCACAGGTGTCCGGTAGGAACGCCCAGACGAACTGGAGCACGTTGCCCCGACGTCCCTCGGGCAGCGCGGCGAGGAAGTCCTCGCGCCAGGTCTCGAACAGCTTCGCCAGGTGCACCGTGTCGCGGTCCAGGCGCACGTGGCGCTTGTCGCCCACGAACCGGCGGCTGGCCTCGTTCAGCTGCGCGTCGAGGAACTCGGGCTGGAAGTGGGTGCTGTCCATGCGAGGCCCACCGCGCGTGGCCTGGAACAGCGCCAGGTGGATGCGCGGGTCGGCGTACTCACGGGCGAGGACGCGGTGGTGCAGCGACCACAGCGTCATGCGCTGCCCGCCCACGGGCCACGAGCGCCCCCAATAGAAACGCCCCTGCACGCTCTCCAGATAGGGATACCCATCCACCACCTGCTGGAGCACCAGCGCGTGGTAGGCATTGAGCCAGAAGGCCAGCGCGTCCTCCGCCGTCGGGAACACCTCCGGACGGTTGTGCGGCGAGAACGAGGCCAGTGATTCGACGAAGCGGTCCAGCTCCGCGCGCTCACGGCCGATGGAGGAGAAGTCCACGTTCCCATCCGCGCGCACGTGCCGGAGCACCTTCTCGTAGCCCTGATAGTGGAAGGGCTCCGACGCGGACGGCACGGAGGCCGGCAGCAGGCCCTGCACATACAGCGCGGCCGACGCCACCAGCGTGCTCGCGACGGCGAACACCACGGCGGGCACCAGGAGGCGGCGACGGGAGGGCAGGGGAGCGTCCACGGGAGCGCGCAGCATAGACCAGGGCCGCGCCGCCCCGCTGCGGTCCACCGCTCTCCCGCCAGGAGGGTGGCCCGCCTACAGCGTCCGACGCTGTCCCGACGCCGAGGACTCCGCGAAGGTGTCCAGAATCCGATGCAGCTTCAACGCATACGTGAAGTCGGGCGCCAGCGACGTGCCCTCGTCCCAGTCCCGAGCGAAGGCCGTGTAGAGCTGGCCCGTCTGGTACGCGTCATCCGTGAGCGAGCCCTGCGGACCCC
It encodes the following:
- a CDS encoding cation-translocating P-type ATPase; the encoded protein is MHEPPPAAPGQDATAPVRGSVPWHSLPAERVFEHLGSGPMGLTDEQARERLSRHGPNVLERQKGEGPLKLLWRQVNSPFIWVLIVSAVLAVVMGKVTDGLVVAAVVVLNTLIGFVQEFRAGKAIEALSRMVPQNATVVRAGHKRAVPAAELVPGDVVEIAAGDKVPADMRLVGSRNLQVEEAALTGESVPAAKQSSVVEEDAELGDRTSVVFGGTLVTSGVGQAVVIATGGATELGRISEMLSEATDLQTPLTKALASIAMVITVAILVVSVLLLGVGLWRGYDISEAVVVAITLAVAAIPEGLPAIVTIALAIGVQRMAARRAVIRKLPAVETLGSTTVICSDKTGTLTRNEMTVQALWTPTGRYTVTGVGYAPRGELRRDGPALSESLLPEDAKELLLAGALCNDAALEGADGDWRMTGDPTEGALVVAAQKAGLRVEESRARFARVDAIPFESENQFMATLHDDGREGRVLLLKGAPEVVLARCELDGAVSREAVLEEVERLARRGMRVLAVASRQVPEAKDQLALEDVEGGLELLGLQGMMDPPREEAIEAVRACHEAGIVVKMITGDHLATAEAIGAKLGLHEPGRPGVAGAKLGALDDAQLAHVAESTNVFARVAPEHKLRLVRALQARGHVVAMTGDGVNDAPALKQANIGVAMGITGTAVSKEAADIVLTDDNFASIAAAVEEGRRVYDNLIKSLAFVLPTNLGLALILLCGVAFFPIQDIGGKAVPLMAMLPTQLLWINLVATVSLALPLAFEAREPDVMRRRPRRPDAPVLSHFVVMRTGLVALLMAAGAIGLFLWEYSREVPAVGHARALAEAQTMAVNTVISFQIFYMVMCRTLTGSVRKVGLFSNPTVFMGIGALVLLQLAFMYVPFMRSVFGTAPLSLEAIGLSVLVGAVVLPAVGLEKWLRGRKDGGAVPRPRAREREDEEHTPPTGRRERLPA
- a CDS encoding DUF547 domain-containing protein — translated: MLRAPVDAPLPSRRRLLVPAVVFAVASTLVASAALYVQGLLPASVPSASEPFHYQGYEKVLRHVRADGNVDFSSIGRERAELDRFVESLASFSPHNRPEVFPTAEDALAFWLNAYHALVLQQVVDGYPYLESVQGRFYWGRSWPVGGQRMTLWSLHHRVLAREYADPRIHLALFQATRGGPRMDSTHFQPEFLDAQLNEASRRFVGDKRHVRLDRDTVHLAKLFETWREDFLAALPEGRRGNVLQFVWAFLPDTCEERPGCDTRADLDHACGPKLDRCHIVYEPEDPSLPDAAAREVRSER